A stretch of Mus musculus strain C57BL/6J chromosome 19, GRCm38.p6 C57BL/6J DNA encodes these proteins:
- the Chrm1 gene encoding muscarinic acetylcholine receptor M1: MNTSVPPAVSPNITVLAPGKGPWQVAFIGITTGLLSLATVTGNLLVLISFKVNTELKTVNNYFLLSLACADLIIGTFSMNLYTTYLLMGHWALGTLACDLWLALDYVASNASVMNLLLISFDRYFSVTRPLSYRAKRTPRRAALMIGLAWLVSFVLWAPAILFWQYLVGERTVLAGQCYIQFLSQPIITFGTAMAAFYLPVTVMCTLYWRIYRETENRARELAALQGSETPGKGGGSSSSSERSQPGAEGSPESPPGRCCRCCRAPRLLQAYSWKEEEEEDEGSMESLTSSEGEEPGSEVVIKMPMVDPEAQAPTKQPPKSSPNTVKRPTKKGRDRGGKGQKPRGKEQLAKRKTFSLVKEKKAARTLSAILLAFILTWTPYNIMVLVSTFCKDCVPETLWELGYWLCYVNSTVNPMCYALCNKAFRDTFRLLLLCRWDKRRWRKIPKRPGSVHRTPSRQC, encoded by the coding sequence ATGAACACCTCAGTGCCCCCTGCTGTCAGTCCCAACATCACCGTCTTGGCACCAGGAAAGGGTCCCTGGCAAGTGGCATTCATCGGGATCACCACAGGCCTCCTGTCTCTGGCTACAGTGACAGGCAACCTGCTGGTGCTCATCTCCTTCAAGGTCAACACAGAGCTCAAGACAGTCAACAACTACTTCCTGCTGAGCCTGGCCTGTGCTGATCTCATCATTGGCACTTTCTCCATGAACCTCTATACCACATACCTGCTCATGGGCCACTGGGCTCTGGGCACACTGGCCTGTGACCTCTGGCTGGCCCTGGACTATGTGGCCAGCAACGCCTCTGTCATGAATCTTCTGCTCATCAGCTTTGACCGTTACTTCTCAGTGACCCGACCCCTGAGCTACCGAGCCAAGCGCACTCCCCGCAGGGCAGCTCTGATGATTGGCCTCGCGTGGTTGGTTTCCTTCGTTCTCTGGGCCCCAGCCATCCTCTTCTGGCAATACCTAGTTGGGGAGCGGACAGTGCTGGCTGGGCAGTGCTACATCCAGTTCCTCTCCCAACCCATCATCACTTTTGGCACAGCCATGGCCGCCTTCTACCTCCCTGTCACAGTCATGTGTACGCTGTACTGGCGCATCTACCGGGAGACAGAAAACCGAGCCCGGGAGCTAGCAGCCCTACAGGGCTCTGAGACACCAGGCAAaggtggtggcagcagcagcagctcagagaGGTCACAGCCAGGAGCTGAAGGCTCACCCGAGTCACCTCCAGGCCGCTGCTGTCGCTGTTGCCGGGCACCCAGACTTCTGCAGGCCTACAGctggaaagaagaagaggaagaggatgaaggcTCCATGGAGTCCCTCACATCCTCTGAAGGTGAGGAGCCTGGCTCAGAAGTGGTGATCAAGATGCCTATGGTAGATCCTGAGGCACAGGCACCCACCAAGCAGCCTCCCAAAAGCTCCCCAAATACAGTCAAGAGGCCCACCAAGAAAGGCCGAGACCGAGGCGGCAAAGGCCAAAAACCCCGAGGGAAGGAACAACTGGCCAAGAGAAAGACCTTCTCACTGGTCAAGGAGAAGAAGGCAGCTCGGACCCTGAGTGCCATCCTGCTGGCCTTCATCCTCACCTGGACACCATATAACATCATGGTGCTGGTGTCTACATTCTGCAAGGACTGTGTTCCAGAAACCCTATGGGAGCTGGGCTACTGGCTTTGCTACGTCAACAGCACTGTCAACCCCATGTGCTACGCACTCTGCAACAAAGCCTTCCGGGACACTTTCCGCCTGCTGTTGCTCTGCCGCTGGGACAAGCGGCGCTGGCGCAAAATCCCCAAGCGCCCTGGCTCTGTGCACCGCACCCCCTCCCGCCAATGCTAA